TCATCGTTGTCTTGGTCGATAGCGATGCTGCGGCAGGCCGGCTTTCCGCGCCAGCTCGAGATTTATTCCTTAGCTGTGTTAATCCGCCACGTTGCAAATATGCGTTGCGCCAATCCGCGCGGCCAGGGGTGGCATACTAGGGCAGCGTCCGCTGGTCGAGGACCGCGTCTTCGATCGTCTCCTCGGGCAGGGATCGCTTGGCCTTTGCCCCGAGATCCTTGAGGGTCTGCACCTGGTTCACCAAATTTCCGCGACCGGTTTTCAGCTTGTTCATGGCGGAATTGTATTCGCGCTGGGTGCGACCGATAGCGTCGCCGATCCTTTGCATGTCCTCGAAGAACCCAACGAACTTGTCGTAGAGGGCCCCGCTGCGATCCGCAATATCGATGGCGTTTCGCGTTTGCTTTTCCTGTCTCCAAATATTGGCGACCGTTCGCAAGGTCGCGAGCAAGGTGGAGGGGGTCACCAGCACCACGTTTTTGCGGAATGCGAAGTCGAAAATCGTATCGTCGCTCTGCATCGCCACGGCGAAGGCGGGCTCTATGGGGATGAACATCAGCACGAAATCCGGGGACTGGATTTCATACAGGGCGTCGTAGCGCTTCTCGCTGAGGCCCTGCACGTGGGATCGAATGCTATGGACATGCTCGCGCAGGGCCACGTCCTGGTCCCCCTTGTCTTGCGCATTCACACAGCGCTCGTAAGCCACTAGGCTCACCTTGGAATCGATCACCAGGTGCTTGCCTTCGGGCAGATTGACCAAGACGTCGGGCTGAAGACGCTTACCATCTTGCGCGGTCAAGCTTCGCTGGGCACTGTACTCCTGACCTTCAACCAGTCCTGACTTTTCCAATACAGTGCTAAGAATGAGCTCGCCCCAGGTGCCCTGCGTCTTGACCTGCCCCTTGAGAGCGGTGGTCAGGTTGCGAGCCTCTTCGCTCATGCGTTGATTGAGCTCGCCCAGAGCCTTCATCTGGGCCACCAGCTGCGCTCGGTCCTTGACGCTTTGATCGTGGGTGGCATCGACCCGTTCGCGAAAGGAGGCGATCTTCTCCGTCAGCGGCGTGAGCAGCTTGTCGATACTCTCACGGTTGCGGACCACGAATTTCTCGCTGTTGGCATCGAGAACTCGGGTGGCTAGGGTTTCGAACTCCGCAGTGAGCCTCTTTTGCAGCTGGGCGAGCTCCTCCTTCTGTTCCTGGACTCGCGTGTCCATGGACCGGATACGCTCGTCCGCCCCAGCTAGCTTCCGGTGCAAGCTGGTATTTTCATCGCGGCTCTGGGACAGCTCGCGTCGCGCCTCCGCAAGGGCTTGCTCTTGAGAGCGCGACCGCTCCTCCAGTCGAGCCCGCTCCCGGGACTGCTCGGCGAGCTGCGCTTCAAGCTCGCCTCGTTGCGAGGCCGCCTGGCGGGACCGACCGCTCAAGCGAACGCTCTGGACAATCCACGCCACCAAAAAGCCGAGGGCCAGCGCCGGGGCCCAGATCCATTCGATCACGGTGTGGCATCCTCCCGCTCGACCTGGATCTTGCGGGCTGCTTCCAGCCCGAGCTGGCTTTCCGATCCTCCCTCGAATCGCACGGAAATCACTCCGGCCTGTCGATCCATCAGACTGATCTCCAGATCGCGTCCCGGCGTCAGGTCATTGTTTTCCAAATACTGCAGAAACGCCTCTTCCTGATTCTCGATGCGACCGATGCGGACCTTTTGTCCAAGCTCGCAATCCGCCAAGGGGAAGAGATCGCGCTCGGCGATGGTGCCAGACGCGGTCGGGATCGGGTCGCCGTGCGGATCCAGCTTGGGCCGACCGAGCAGGGTGTCGATGCGCTCCAGCACCCGATCGGATATGACGTGCTCCAAGGCCTCCGCTTCGTCATGGATCTCGTGCCACTCCATGCCAAGCACCTTGACTAGGAAAAGCTCAACCAAGCGATGGCGGCGCAGCACCAGCAAGGCCAGCTGCTCGCCCTCCACCGTCAGCTGCACTCCCACTCGCGGCACGTAGCTCACCAATCCGGTCTTGGCCAGCGACTTGACCATGGTGGTGGCGGTGCCGGGCGTGATCTTCAGGCAAGCGGCCAGTTCGCCCATGCCCACCGTGTCGCCTTGGCCTTGCTCGAATTGGAGGGTGTAAATGTTTTTGATGTAATTCTCTACCGTGCTCGTCGCCATGAGGAGGGGGTTCGTCTACAGCATTGCTGCCGAAACCAGCGGGCGTTGCAAAGCCTTTTGTGGCCCAAAACCAAACGTAAAGAGAGTGTGAATCCCGAGCATCTGGGCTCATATCCCTATAGAGCAATTCACTTAGTCAACGCGGCGTCGATGATGGAACTGATCGTATGAGTAGCCAATTCAAAGTTCACATCGTCGAAGACGACAAGACCACTCGCCGCCTACTGGAAAACGTCACCAGCATGCTCGGATACGACATCCGCTCCTACGAGGACGGCCAGCAAGCCTGGGACGCGTTTCAGATCGAGCGCCCGGAGATCGTGATCAGCGATTGGATGCTGCCCCACAAGG
This Pelagicoccus sp. SDUM812003 DNA region includes the following protein-coding sequences:
- a CDS encoding metal-dependent transcriptional regulator, which translates into the protein MATSTVENYIKNIYTLQFEQGQGDTVGMGELAACLKITPGTATTMVKSLAKTGLVSYVPRVGVQLTVEGEQLALLVLRRHRLVELFLVKVLGMEWHEIHDEAEALEHVISDRVLERIDTLLGRPKLDPHGDPIPTASGTIAERDLFPLADCELGQKVRIGRIENQEEAFLQYLENNDLTPGRDLEISLMDRQAGVISVRFEGGSESQLGLEAARKIQVEREDATP
- the rmuC gene encoding DNA recombination protein RmuC: MIEWIWAPALALGFLVAWIVQSVRLSGRSRQAASQRGELEAQLAEQSRERARLEERSRSQEQALAEARRELSQSRDENTSLHRKLAGADERIRSMDTRVQEQKEELAQLQKRLTAEFETLATRVLDANSEKFVVRNRESIDKLLTPLTEKIASFRERVDATHDQSVKDRAQLVAQMKALGELNQRMSEEARNLTTALKGQVKTQGTWGELILSTVLEKSGLVEGQEYSAQRSLTAQDGKRLQPDVLVNLPEGKHLVIDSKVSLVAYERCVNAQDKGDQDVALREHVHSIRSHVQGLSEKRYDALYEIQSPDFVLMFIPIEPAFAVAMQSDDTIFDFAFRKNVVLVTPSTLLATLRTVANIWRQEKQTRNAIDIADRSGALYDKFVGFFEDMQRIGDAIGRTQREYNSAMNKLKTGRGNLVNQVQTLKDLGAKAKRSLPEETIEDAVLDQRTLP